A genomic window from bacterium includes:
- the rpsI gene encoding 30S ribosomal protein S9, with translation MEQNLIGATGRRKEAVARVQLTPGKGTFVINDLPVLDYLQRDMLVSLAQGPLVLTEMLGRVDIVCHTRGGGKAGQADAIRLAISRALTLLNPDLRRPLHANGMMTRDPRSVERKKYGRPKARKRFQYSKR, from the coding sequence ATGGAACAAAACTTAATTGGTGCAACGGGACGACGCAAAGAAGCGGTCGCTCGCGTTCAGCTCACTCCGGGCAAAGGGACATTCGTCATTAACGACCTTCCCGTGCTGGATTATCTCCAGCGCGATATGCTGGTCAGTTTGGCGCAGGGTCCGCTGGTGCTCACGGAAATGCTGGGACGTGTCGATATCGTCTGTCATACCAGAGGTGGTGGCAAGGCCGGTCAGGCCGATGCGATCCGTCTGGCGATCAGCCGTGCGTTGACTTTGTTGAATCCGGATCTTCGCCGACCGCTGCATGCCAACGGCATGATGACGCGCGACCCGCGCTCGGTTGAGCGGAAGAAATACGGACGCCCGAAA
- the rplM gene encoding 50S ribosomal protein L13, with product MKTFLPKIDPANRRWFLVDLGGVTLGRAAVQVAAVLRGKTKPIFTPHIDTGDHVIAVNAGGLRVSGHNKPEQLTYYRYTGYPGGLRATTYAEQMRKRPEDAFSHAVWRMMPKTKLGKKQFTKLHIYSGSEHPHQAQKPEKLDLK from the coding sequence ATGAAGACATTTTTACCGAAAATTGACCCGGCCAACCGGCGCTGGTTTCTGGTGGATCTCGGCGGCGTGACTCTCGGTCGCGCAGCAGTACAGGTCGCCGCAGTGTTGCGTGGCAAGACCAAGCCGATCTTCACCCCGCACATCGATACCGGTGATCATGTGATTGCCGTGAACGCCGGCGGTCTCCGTGTGAGCGGGCATAACAAGCCCGAACAACTCACGTACTATCGTTATACCGGCTATCCGGGTGGACTTCGTGCAACCACCTATGCCGAACAAATGCGGAAGCGTCCCGAAGATGCTTTCTCCCATGCCGTCTGGCGCATGATGCCGAAGACGAAGCTGGGGAAGAAGCAGTTCACCAAACTGCATATCTATTCTGGTTCGGAACACCCGCACCAGGCTCAGAAACCGGAAAAATTGGACCTGAAGTAA
- a CDS encoding SdiA-regulated domain-containing protein has protein sequence MLNLFRVLVLIVLVTVISFAITSPVEDSLAALYSAGGKRFPARKIVAFPLILETSSLAYDDSSGTFYTTADKGKPHIMQFRVKGKEVEIIRADTIKGIKRNYDWEGIELIAPPKGPRFLQLSTERFRQKDAIVNPAVSLDSFTNLPDQAFVVKAEGIGQNNNFESVTYLPPFELFLFGKERQPIGLYGARNGQPAFKIFGQTEFQFAHDRFIDSALGSNYAVDRISVLKGIAFSGMAYDNQTGNLLILNRFGRSVISVRLTEGSTFGWQIVDVWPYDGIDDESDESLEPGSLIYGVGEGLAVYGTGEERTLAIITDPGKDNRPTLYLFPYPR, from the coding sequence ATGCTAAACCTATTCAGGGTCCTGGTCTTGATCGTCCTGGTGACGGTGATCTCGTTCGCTATCACCAGCCCGGTCGAAGATAGCCTTGCCGCACTCTACTCCGCCGGTGGCAAGCGGTTCCCTGCGCGCAAGATCGTTGCCTTTCCCTTGATCCTTGAGACCTCATCGCTGGCATATGACGATAGTTCGGGGACTTTCTATACGACTGCCGATAAAGGGAAACCGCACATCATGCAGTTTCGCGTTAAGGGGAAAGAGGTCGAGATCATCCGGGCTGACACGATCAAAGGGATCAAGAGGAATTACGACTGGGAAGGGATCGAGTTGATCGCGCCTCCGAAAGGTCCGCGCTTCCTGCAACTGTCGACCGAACGGTTCAGGCAGAAAGACGCGATTGTCAATCCGGCAGTCTCGCTCGACAGCTTTACGAACCTCCCCGATCAGGCTTTTGTGGTCAAAGCCGAGGGGATAGGGCAGAACAACAATTTCGAGTCGGTCACCTATCTCCCGCCATTCGAACTCTTTTTATTCGGTAAGGAGCGCCAGCCGATCGGGCTGTATGGTGCCCGGAACGGCCAGCCGGCCTTTAAGATATTTGGCCAGACCGAATTCCAGTTCGCTCATGACCGGTTTATCGATTCGGCTCTCGGATCAAACTATGCGGTCGACCGGATCTCCGTCCTGAAGGGGATTGCGTTCTCCGGAATGGCATACGACAATCAGACAGGAAACCTGCTGATTCTCAACCGGTTTGGCCGGTCGGTGATCTCTGTCAGGTTAACCGAAGGCTCGACCTTTGGCTGGCAAATCGTTGACGTGTGGCCATATGACGGCATCGATGACGAATCGGACGAGTCACTCGAACCCGGCTCCCTGATCTATGGAGTTGGCGAGGGACTGGCGGTTTACGGAACGGGGGAGGAACGCACCCTTGCCATTATCACCGATCCGGGGAAAGACAACCGCCCCACATTATATCTCTTCCCGTACCCGCGTTAG
- a CDS encoding AMP-binding protein has product MSLPIGIAASQATHLIELFAAAAKEHRGKLALKAFGGRGETYTFEQVYTMVRRLAAGLRAPQFADSKVVGLLSENRPEWAIAYLAILAAGKSVVPIDANLKATEIAYIISDSRLQLILLSGKFEQAVGELFPSMTYFSFEQSSPRAWRSLQGDPTDRQMPMSEVAALIYTSGTTGAPKVVQLTHRNLMSNLEGVEGALQFGSEDLFLSVLPLHHTFEATCGFLTPLMSGSTVVYARSLKSKEILEDFSHNGVTIMCGVPLLYEKMHSAIMRKVQEAPLHRRLLFKTLYACSSIGWKLGFPSLGRKLFRPLREKAGLHTLRMLVSGGAPLPPSIARFFNLIGITFLQGYGMTEASPVISVNRPDDIEFGSIGLPLDNLEIRIDQPDENGIGEILVKGDSVTPGYLNNPEKSAELLAGGWLHTGDLGRFKSGHLWITGRRKNVIISAAGKNIYPEELEEKLVESPYVLEALVFGRRKDAKQGEEVRAAIVPDLEQFKMEFGIDPNAPELEKISEVISKVVAELNHHVADYKRITGFDLRIEEFEKTSTKKIKRFAYQ; this is encoded by the coding sequence ATGTCATTACCGATTGGGATAGCCGCATCTCAGGCCACACATCTTATTGAGCTGTTTGCGGCGGCGGCAAAGGAGCATCGGGGAAAGCTGGCGCTCAAAGCGTTTGGCGGTCGGGGAGAGACCTACACCTTTGAACAGGTTTACACGATGGTCCGTCGGCTTGCCGCTGGGCTCCGCGCACCGCAGTTCGCGGACTCCAAAGTTGTCGGACTGCTGTCTGAAAATCGGCCGGAATGGGCGATCGCTTATCTTGCGATCCTTGCGGCGGGGAAGAGTGTCGTTCCGATCGACGCCAATCTCAAAGCGACTGAGATCGCCTATATAATATCGGACTCACGACTGCAGTTGATCCTTCTCTCCGGCAAGTTCGAACAAGCGGTTGGCGAGCTCTTTCCATCGATGACATACTTTTCTTTCGAGCAGAGTTCACCCCGTGCCTGGCGATCGTTGCAGGGCGATCCAACCGATCGGCAGATGCCAATGAGCGAAGTTGCGGCTCTCATCTATACGTCCGGGACAACCGGCGCTCCCAAGGTCGTGCAACTGACTCACCGGAATTTGATGAGCAACCTCGAAGGGGTGGAAGGAGCGCTCCAGTTTGGCAGCGAAGATCTCTTCCTTTCTGTCCTGCCGCTCCACCATACCTTTGAAGCGACCTGCGGATTCCTGACCCCATTGATGAGCGGCTCGACTGTCGTGTATGCTCGCTCCCTGAAGTCGAAAGAGATATTGGAGGACTTTTCGCACAATGGTGTGACGATCATGTGCGGAGTGCCGCTTCTCTATGAGAAGATGCACTCTGCGATCATGCGCAAGGTCCAGGAGGCTCCACTCCATCGCCGCCTCCTCTTTAAGACTTTGTATGCCTGTTCATCGATCGGCTGGAAACTCGGCTTTCCGTCGCTCGGCAGAAAGCTCTTCCGCCCACTTCGAGAGAAAGCCGGCCTTCATACATTACGGATGCTGGTCTCCGGTGGCGCACCGCTCCCGCCGTCCATAGCCCGCTTTTTCAATCTGATCGGGATCACCTTTCTGCAGGGATATGGTATGACGGAGGCATCGCCGGTCATCTCGGTCAATCGACCGGATGATATAGAGTTTGGGTCAATCGGACTGCCTTTGGACAATCTTGAGATCAGGATCGACCAGCCGGACGAAAACGGGATCGGTGAGATTCTGGTGAAAGGGGATTCGGTCACCCCAGGCTATTTGAATAATCCGGAGAAGTCCGCTGAACTGCTGGCCGGAGGATGGTTGCATACCGGCGATCTGGGTCGCTTCAAAAGCGGTCATCTCTGGATCACCGGGCGGCGCAAAAATGTCATTATTTCAGCCGCCGGAAAAAATATTTACCCTGAAGAACTCGAGGAGAAGTTGGTTGAGTCGCCGTACGTGCTCGAAGCTCTGGTCTTCGGGCGACGAAAAGATGCCAAGCAGGGGGAAGAGGTTCGTGCGGCGATCGTCCCGGATCTCGAGCAATTCAAAATGGAGTTTGGAATTGACCCGAACGCGCCGGAGCTTGAGAAGATATCCGAGGTGATCAGCAAAGTAGTTGCGGAACTCAACCACCATGTTGCCGATTACAAGCGGATCACCGGGTTCGATCTCCGGATCGAGGAATTTGAGAAGACTTCGACCAAAAAGATCAAACGGTTTGCTTATCAATGA
- a CDS encoding AMIN domain-containing protein, with amino-acid sequence MKTCLPITILLALVLATSASAAQVGSLRLAYENGATVARIDVQGPFQFTHATEVPKDGKPDRLIVDIIGATHSWGPKEWGSLPQCSVTKLRIGQYSSKPEKVVRVVFELTKAPVYQADSDGKTITIRLTDASAKQFAAWSSGPAPVAAPVVPAVTSAPAVANATQPAVKPVVPATTPKPAVTTPSTTPAIASAPKADVKPAEKPANHSTFAQQQPVAVKSTPSTTQSTPPAAPATKPAVVNPPASKPAPTVAANEPKSTPATTPAPAVKPAVSAPKVESKPAPVVANADQKSVPPTASTQAVKPAVVAPKVESKPAPVVATAPAKSATTPTQPATATPAAVSPKVETKPAPVVASQPTAPSPAVKSATPVDVKPVAPVVAQATPKAEVKADAPAVKPVAPVVAAKPDQLAKADQFKAPVATQTTLADKAATQPNAAVKPVAPVVATANDVVANKPADVKPAATEAVKPQTADPVVKAPEKPVLADASDDADATGIATPARQTARFRRTATASARMKSSLVAEFPQRLVIKYENMGYRDPFATLIDDTRTYDTPIEKRLANVEGLRLVGILENSSGDNRALFQDKRNFSYMLKAGDKVEKGYVLRVESDKVYFQVFEYGWSRTVALTFDNRD; translated from the coding sequence ATGAAAACGTGTCTACCAATAACTATACTACTGGCGCTGGTACTGGCGACGTCCGCCTCCGCTGCGCAGGTCGGGTCACTCCGACTCGCGTATGAGAATGGCGCGACGGTTGCCCGCATTGACGTGCAGGGGCCGTTCCAGTTCACCCATGCGACCGAAGTTCCCAAGGATGGCAAGCCGGATCGACTGATCGTCGATATCATCGGCGCTACCCATTCCTGGGGTCCGAAAGAGTGGGGTTCTCTGCCGCAGTGCAGCGTGACCAAACTTCGTATCGGGCAATATTCGTCCAAGCCGGAGAAGGTCGTGCGAGTTGTGTTCGAACTGACCAAAGCGCCGGTCTATCAGGCTGATTCCGACGGCAAGACGATCACCATCCGGTTGACCGATGCTTCGGCCAAGCAGTTTGCCGCCTGGAGTTCCGGTCCTGCGCCGGTTGCCGCTCCGGTTGTACCGGCTGTCACTTCCGCGCCTGCCGTTGCGAATGCAACACAGCCGGCCGTCAAGCCAGTCGTTCCGGCCACTACGCCGAAACCGGCGGTGACAACACCGTCCACTACTCCGGCGATCGCATCGGCTCCCAAGGCTGACGTGAAACCCGCGGAGAAACCGGCCAATCATTCTACGTTTGCGCAGCAGCAGCCTGTGGCTGTGAAATCGACTCCGTCGACGACACAGTCAACGCCGCCTGCCGCTCCGGCGACCAAGCCTGCCGTGGTGAATCCTCCAGCAAGCAAGCCAGCGCCGACCGTGGCTGCCAACGAACCGAAATCAACTCCTGCCACCACGCCTGCACCGGCTGTCAAACCTGCAGTCAGTGCGCCGAAGGTTGAGTCGAAACCGGCTCCGGTGGTTGCGAATGCTGATCAGAAATCTGTTCCTCCGACCGCATCGACCCAGGCTGTCAAGCCGGCGGTAGTTGCGCCGAAGGTTGAATCTAAGCCTGCTCCGGTAGTGGCCACTGCGCCGGCCAAGTCTGCGACGACGCCGACTCAGCCAGCGACAGCGACTCCTGCCGCAGTCTCGCCAAAGGTTGAAACGAAGCCTGCCCCGGTGGTAGCTTCGCAGCCTACTGCTCCGTCACCGGCTGTCAAGTCGGCGACTCCAGTCGATGTCAAACCGGTTGCTCCGGTTGTTGCGCAAGCAACACCGAAAGCAGAGGTGAAGGCTGACGCTCCGGCAGTCAAGCCGGTCGCACCAGTCGTAGCTGCAAAGCCAGACCAGTTGGCCAAGGCCGATCAGTTTAAGGCTCCAGTAGCGACCCAGACAACTCTGGCCGACAAGGCTGCCACCCAGCCGAACGCGGCGGTGAAGCCGGTTGCGCCGGTCGTGGCGACTGCCAATGACGTGGTTGCGAATAAGCCTGCCGATGTCAAGCCTGCCGCGACTGAAGCGGTCAAGCCGCAGACGGCTGATCCCGTCGTGAAAGCGCCGGAAAAACCGGTGCTGGCCGACGCGAGTGATGATGCTGATGCTACAGGTATCGCGACACCTGCTCGTCAGACGGCTCGTTTCCGTCGTACAGCGACCGCGAGCGCCCGGATGAAATCATCCCTGGTCGCCGAATTCCCGCAGCGCCTGGTGATCAAGTATGAGAATATGGGATATCGTGATCCGTTCGCGACCCTCATTGATGATACACGCACGTACGATACGCCGATCGAGAAACGCCTCGCCAACGTCGAAGGACTGCGGCTGGTCGGTATTCTCGAAAATTCGTCCGGCGACAACCGCGCGCTCTTCCAGGATAAACGCAATTTCAGCTATATGCTCAAAGCCGGTGACAAAGTGGAAAAGGGATATGTCCTGCGGGTAGAATCCGACAAGGTCTATTTCCAGGTCTTCGAATACGGCTGGAGCAGAACTGTCGCGTTGACCTTTGATAATCGAGACTAA
- the pilO gene encoding type 4a pilus biogenesis protein PilO: MDLKDSKTQKLVLAALAFLVICYFWYTRLYSKLDEEIAQKSQEFETITTNLKNVEMKAKSLEALQGEYADLIERYHEIEALLPEVKQIPSMLVQLHTASSLTGTKIVRVQPMPEKPQQFYNVATFELEMTGTYHDFGAFLSYVANFPFIANITAVDIKAKNIAINGAQQATQEEGGRLEIGRKKETMTATFQLSTYYVKEEERLNELVL; encoded by the coding sequence ATGGATCTGAAAGATTCAAAAACCCAGAAGCTCGTGCTGGCTGCCCTCGCCTTCCTGGTGATCTGCTATTTCTGGTATACTCGCCTGTATAGCAAGCTGGATGAGGAGATCGCGCAGAAGAGCCAGGAATTCGAGACGATCACGACCAACCTCAAAAACGTCGAGATGAAAGCGAAGTCGCTCGAGGCGTTGCAGGGTGAGTACGCTGATCTGATCGAACGCTACCACGAGATCGAAGCGCTGCTTCCCGAAGTGAAGCAGATCCCGTCGATGCTGGTGCAGCTCCATACGGCCTCGTCGCTGACCGGGACGAAGATCGTCCGCGTCCAGCCGATGCCGGAGAAGCCGCAGCAGTTCTATAATGTCGCGACGTTTGAACTGGAGATGACCGGGACCTACCATGATTTCGGCGCTTTCCTCAGTTACGTCGCCAATTTCCCCTTTATCGCCAATATCACCGCTGTTGATATCAAGGCGAAGAATATCGCGATCAATGGCGCCCAACAGGCGACACAGGAAGAGGGGGGACGGTTGGAGATCGGCCGGAAGAAGGAGACCATGACGGCGACCTTCCAATTGTCGACTTACTATGTCAAGGAAGAAGAGCGGCTCAACGAGCTGGTGCTATAG
- a CDS encoding PilN domain-containing protein encodes MIEINLLPKDYLKRSSNFSFGKKEIYVVAGAVAVVALLAVVTLYQMRQVDTLEASIQKAGERAAMLQRDIKLVDALLDVKTKISDRLSAIEKLDRHRSVWVRLLQEVAGNVPDFVWLGELREKAEEKRSTNDSRKSGNKAENTAPAEPVVDSLPSFVSAEVEGHAFTLNALASFMINLMRSDYFDKVELVSTKEITFPGSERAYNFIISCNIHYLSDDQLRNMVAQAEDEESFNEADFQEAEYQPSVPSPAPANQE; translated from the coding sequence ATGATAGAGATAAATCTACTTCCCAAGGATTACCTCAAGCGGTCCAGCAATTTCTCTTTCGGGAAAAAAGAGATTTATGTGGTCGCCGGAGCGGTCGCCGTGGTCGCCCTCTTGGCCGTGGTTACCCTCTACCAGATGCGACAGGTAGACACGCTCGAAGCCTCGATCCAGAAGGCGGGCGAACGCGCCGCCATGCTGCAGCGGGATATCAAGCTGGTCGACGCCCTGCTCGACGTCAAAACCAAGATCAGCGATCGCCTCTCGGCAATCGAAAAGCTGGACCGTCATCGGTCCGTCTGGGTCCGCCTGCTCCAGGAAGTCGCCGGCAATGTGCCCGACTTTGTCTGGCTCGGCGAACTGCGCGAGAAGGCGGAAGAGAAGCGGTCGACTAACGACAGCCGGAAATCGGGCAACAAGGCGGAGAACACCGCCCCGGCCGAACCGGTCGTCGACAGTTTGCCGTCGTTTGTATCGGCCGAGGTTGAAGGTCACGCGTTCACGCTGAATGCGCTGGCGTCATTCATGATCAACCTGATGCGCTCGGACTACTTTGACAAGGTGGAATTGGTCTCGACCAAAGAGATCACGTTCCCCGGCAGCGAGCGGGCCTACAACTTCATCATCAGTTGCAATATTCATTATTTGAGCGACGATCAGCTGCGCAACATGGTCGCTCAGGCGGAAGACGAAGAGAGCTTCAATGAAGCCGACTTCCAGGAAGCCGAATATCAACCCAGCGTGCCGTCGCCTGCGCCGGCCAATCAGGAATAA
- the pilM gene encoding type IV pilus assembly protein PilM: MLFSRKSKSTVGLDVGASSIKLVKLDHTRNGYSVSAIGIRELPPEAIVADEIRDREAVIFNIQSLIDQTDPKIRDVVVSISGHGVITDKFTIDKKTGPEADQAILFETEQRAPFDVDDVTLDYHIIKTDDDINKMDVLLVAARKEYLKMYLGLIEDCGLRPIVVDDDAFAILNAYEHNYDVDPSRVTALLNIGHDVTNITYVAEGLFKATRDVSAGTREIFQAIQREFRLSPELTIKAMKGEMGDSVDQDMLRATIESATDELIAGVELAFSYFKSQSKVDQIDWIVLSGGGALVPYLAEHLQSKLNIPLELANPLRNIDYDPELFQYLQPEKIAPLLAVSVGLAMRKAR; encoded by the coding sequence ATGTTGTTCTCACGAAAGAGTAAGAGCACCGTCGGATTGGACGTGGGGGCTAGTTCAATCAAGTTGGTGAAGCTCGATCACACTCGGAATGGGTACTCGGTTTCCGCCATCGGGATCCGCGAACTCCCTCCGGAAGCGATCGTAGCAGACGAAATTCGTGATCGTGAAGCGGTCATTTTCAACATCCAGTCGCTGATCGATCAGACGGACCCGAAGATCCGTGATGTCGTGGTGTCTATCTCCGGGCATGGTGTCATCACCGACAAATTCACGATCGACAAAAAGACCGGCCCCGAAGCGGATCAGGCGATCCTCTTCGAAACCGAACAGCGGGCGCCGTTCGATGTCGATGACGTGACGCTCGACTATCACATCATCAAAACCGACGACGATATCAACAAGATGGATGTCTTGTTGGTGGCGGCCCGCAAAGAGTATCTCAAGATGTACCTCGGCCTGATCGAGGATTGCGGTCTGCGTCCGATCGTGGTGGATGATGATGCGTTCGCCATCCTGAACGCGTACGAGCACAACTACGACGTTGACCCTTCCCGCGTCACCGCCCTGCTCAACATCGGCCACGATGTGACCAACATCACGTACGTGGCGGAGGGTCTGTTCAAGGCGACCCGTGATGTGTCAGCCGGCACGCGCGAGATCTTTCAGGCTATCCAGCGGGAATTCCGCCTCAGCCCCGAATTGACCATCAAGGCCATGAAGGGTGAGATGGGTGATTCCGTTGATCAGGATATGCTTCGCGCTACTATCGAATCGGCGACCGATGAATTGATCGCCGGAGTAGAGTTGGCGTTTTCGTATTTCAAGTCACAGTCAAAAGTCGATCAGATCGATTGGATCGTGCTTTCCGGCGGCGGCGCATTGGTGCCGTACCTCGCGGAGCATCTCCAGTCGAAACTGAATATCCCTCTCGAACTGGCCAATCCGCTTCGCAATATCGATTACGATCCGGAACTGTTCCAGTATCTGCAACCCGAGAAGATCGCTCCATTGCTGGCGGTATCAGTCGGCTTAGCAATGCGGAAAGCGAGGTAG
- a CDS encoding GspH/FimT family pseudopilin yields the protein MKSPLSSRQIAGFTMVEMMAVVVLVGLAATMAVPGLQKAFERMKYRAAVRDVTSTLRVARSTAISTKQQIGVMLDDQTRTITVFADRVNPEDFAFESGDSVMSVDTLPPEIVWLGSDCTNDVIAFEPNGSCGFDGGGNFYSLAYTHDMTAFHTSNVLAATGRVATSYSFY from the coding sequence ATGAAGAGTCCATTAAGCTCCAGACAGATTGCCGGGTTCACGATGGTCGAAATGATGGCCGTGGTCGTCCTTGTCGGACTGGCCGCAACCATGGCAGTTCCCGGATTACAGAAAGCGTTTGAGCGAATGAAGTATCGCGCGGCGGTGCGTGATGTTACCTCGACCCTCCGGGTCGCTCGCTCGACCGCGATCTCCACCAAGCAGCAGATCGGTGTCATGCTGGATGACCAGACGCGAACCATCACGGTATTCGCGGACCGAGTTAATCCAGAAGATTTTGCTTTTGAGAGCGGCGATTCGGTCATGTCGGTAGACACCCTCCCGCCCGAAATAGTCTGGCTCGGGTCAGATTGTACGAATGATGTAATTGCTTTTGAGCCAAACGGATCCTGCGGGTTTGATGGCGGCGGCAATTTTTATTCGCTGGCCTATACGCATGACATGACGGCCTTCCACACCTCCAACGTGCTGGCCGCAACTGGCCGAGTGGCTACGAGTTACAGCTTCTACTAA
- a CDS encoding S8 family serine peptidase — protein sequence MTTRSRKFTTLTSLFVTAICLVALPAIAAAPSNPALSKSAVVLERASEIITAQERAFLTQRDADKATVWVFFTDKGITTRSGFQAATASVNLTERTLNRRAKVGQTEPVFADIPVNTEYVSAVQSVGAKIRRVSRYLNAVSIEISHDQLDQLAGLSFVRRIAPVARYTRENVTEELTPPLRGGIQSVLSPGALNYGNAAQQLAQITVPEMHNKGYTGQGVTLAVFDTGYRKTHQAFANHYAAGRVLAEWDFIFEDGNTANEPADNSSQWNHGTGCWGTAGGYKDGDIYGPAYLSNFILCKTEDVRSETSAEEDNWVAALEWVDSIGADVITSSLSYPDLWTYADLDGNTTTITLAANTAAGLGIVVCNAMGNEGPGAGTLGPPADAYDILSCGAVSSTGSIASFSSRGPTADGRIKPEVCARGVSTYWASSSADNAYGFANGTSLSTPLIAGAVCLLIEAHPTWTPTQIITALKETASRSTIPDNTYGWGIISTNAANSWGASFSADVQLGGAPLTVNFTDESTVPATSILWDFGDGGTSTVTNPSHIYTQPGLYDVTLSRQTTFGELTNEQVGYVMVHADTVWYEKDSAFAGESSVLSVSLANTQTLNQMIISLSVDTAGVDVVIDSIGLGSRTSTFEGFNYLQYEQETMRYAVQLIANLGGPGQPLAPGSGEVLRVYYHYDYYELGGRTSVVDTALYNGTRLELFAATATYEPTRVQGEMRTKFIRRSDMNRDNLVDLTDLSWLISYLTTFNPIPVTLQAADFNADLTVDLSDLSAMISFMSVSGPGPVNP from the coding sequence ATGACCACACGCTCGCGGAAGTTTACGACCCTCACCTCACTCTTCGTAACTGCCATATGTCTGGTGGCATTGCCGGCAATTGCCGCGGCGCCATCCAACCCTGCCTTAAGCAAGTCGGCTGTCGTTCTGGAACGAGCCTCTGAGATCATTACCGCTCAGGAGCGCGCCTTCCTTACTCAGCGCGATGCTGACAAGGCAACCGTCTGGGTCTTCTTCACTGACAAGGGAATCACCACCAGGTCGGGATTCCAGGCCGCCACTGCGTCAGTCAATCTCACCGAGCGGACATTGAACCGTCGCGCCAAGGTCGGCCAGACGGAACCGGTTTTTGCGGACATTCCGGTGAACACCGAGTATGTCTCCGCGGTGCAGTCCGTCGGAGCCAAGATTCGCCGGGTTTCACGGTACCTGAATGCCGTCTCTATTGAGATCTCACACGACCAGCTCGATCAGTTGGCGGGACTCTCCTTTGTCCGGAGAATTGCCCCCGTTGCTCGCTATACCCGAGAGAATGTCACCGAAGAATTGACCCCGCCGCTCAGAGGAGGGATTCAGTCGGTACTCTCCCCCGGCGCATTAAATTACGGAAACGCCGCGCAACAGTTGGCTCAGATCACCGTTCCGGAGATGCACAATAAAGGGTACACCGGCCAGGGCGTTACGCTCGCCGTATTTGACACGGGATATCGGAAGACCCACCAGGCGTTCGCCAACCACTATGCCGCCGGACGAGTGCTGGCAGAGTGGGACTTCATCTTTGAGGATGGCAATACCGCTAACGAACCAGCCGACAACTCCAGTCAGTGGAACCACGGCACCGGATGCTGGGGGACAGCAGGTGGATATAAAGATGGAGACATCTACGGTCCGGCCTATCTCTCCAATTTCATCCTGTGCAAAACCGAAGACGTCCGCTCGGAGACTTCGGCTGAAGAAGATAACTGGGTAGCCGCCCTGGAGTGGGTGGATTCAATCGGTGCCGATGTCATCACATCATCGCTGAGTTATCCTGATCTCTGGACCTACGCGGATCTGGATGGAAATACCACCACCATTACGTTGGCCGCCAACACCGCGGCCGGACTCGGTATTGTGGTTTGCAATGCTATGGGGAATGAAGGTCCGGGAGCTGGTACGTTGGGCCCGCCGGCGGATGCATACGATATTCTCTCTTGTGGAGCAGTCAGCTCGACCGGCAGTATTGCCAGTTTCTCTTCCCGCGGACCGACAGCCGATGGCCGAATAAAGCCGGAAGTTTGTGCCCGCGGCGTCAGCACCTATTGGGCATCGTCCTCGGCCGACAACGCTTATGGTTTTGCCAATGGCACCTCGCTTTCGACTCCTTTGATCGCGGGCGCCGTCTGCCTCCTGATCGAAGCGCATCCAACCTGGACGCCGACCCAGATCATTACCGCCTTAAAAGAGACGGCTTCTCGCTCGACCATTCCGGATAACACCTATGGTTGGGGGATCATCAGCACCAACGCAGCCAATAGCTGGGGAGCAAGTTTCTCCGCTGATGTCCAGCTCGGTGGCGCGCCGTTGACAGTGAATTTCACCGATGAATCAACCGTTCCGGCCACATCGATACTGTGGGATTTCGGCGATGGTGGCACATCGACCGTGACGAATCCGTCACACATCTACACTCAGCCCGGTCTCTATGATGTCACGCTGTCCCGCCAGACGACGTTTGGTGAGCTGACCAATGAGCAAGTCGGTTACGTTATGGTGCATGCCGATACGGTCTGGTACGAAAAGGACTCAGCCTTCGCGGGTGAAAGCAGCGTCCTGTCGGTCTCCCTGGCCAATACACAGACCCTGAATCAGATGATCATCTCTCTGAGCGTCGATACGGCCGGAGTTGACGTGGTGATTGATTCGATCGGTCTGGGAAGCCGGACATCCACTTTTGAAGGATTCAACTATCTGCAATATGAGCAGGAGACCATGCGGTATGCGGTCCAGTTGATCGCCAACCTCGGTGGACCAGGACAACCACTGGCACCCGGAAGTGGCGAGGTATTGCGTGTCTACTACCACTACGACTACTATGAATTGGGTGGACGAACCAGTGTCGTTGACACCGCGCTTTATAATGGGACGCGTCTTGAACTATTCGCGGCCACCGCAACTTACGAACCGACCCGCGTACAGGGCGAAATGCGGACCAAGTTCATACGTCGTTCGGATATGAACCGCGACAATCTCGTGGACCTCACCGACCTCAGCTGGCTAATCAGCTATCTGACGACATTTAATCCGATCCCGGTGACTCTGCAGGCTGCTGATTTTAATGCTGACCTGACGGTCGACCTCTCGGATCTCTCCGCCATGATATCGTTCATGAGTGTTTCCGGACCTGGTCCGGTTAATCCGTGA